From the Endozoicomonas sp. Mp262 genome, the window ACCGCTTTGTAGAAGACAGAGTGGGGGCATGATACTCCAGCCAATGCCAGCACTAACCATCGGTAATATTGCACTGGCAGAGTCAAACTCCAGGCTTTTTTCAATATCATAGCGTTGCCAGCGCAGGTATCGCTCAATCTCCTTCCCCGTCACACTGTTTCGAGTAAAGCGAATAAAGTGCAGGTTTGTCAGGTCATGGAAAGAGTTGATGTGAATTTTATCCATATGAGGGGGTAAAGCAAGCAGGTAGGGCTCATTAAACAGGGGGATTTGAATAAGGCTGTCGTCTATACAGTCATCACTTTCCATCATCAGTTGAAGTGGTTATAGTTTTCCGGACACACAAACAAGGGTAATCTTGAAACCCTACTAAGGTGTGAAGCATGTCGGAAAAGAAAGTAAAAAATTACACTGCTGAGTTCAAGGAATCTGCTGTGAAGCTGGCAGTTGAATCAGATAAGCCAGTGACTGAAACTGCTCAGGAGCTTGGGGTTAATGCGAATACCCTGCATACCTGGATAACAAAGTACCACCGCCATAAGGTGGCTAATCAGCCCAGGAAAAATGATGAGCATGTGTATGATGAAGTGAAACGTTTGCGTAAAGAGCTGAAAATACTCAAAGAGGAGCATGCTATTTTAAAAAAGGCGGCAGCCTTCTTTGCAAGAGAAAGTCTCTGAAATTTCAGTTCATTAAGGACAACCAGGAGCGCTTCAGTATTACTGCCATGTGTCGGGTTATGTCTGTATCGACCACAGGCTTTTATGACTGGTGCTCTCGTCCAGAATCGAACCGAAGTCAGGAAGACCGTGCATTGAAGGCAGATATCCGCGTGATACATGAAAAACACCGCCAGCGTTATGGTGAGCGCCGTATAAAAGACGATCTTGCTGATCAGGGTAAAAACGTTAGCCGTCAACGAATCAGTCGCCTAATGAAGGAGGAAGGCATTGTTTGCAAAACAAAGCGCAAGTTCAAGGCAACAACAGACTCCCGCCATAACAAGCCGGTGGCCGAGAATCTGCTGAACCGCAATTTCAAACGGGAGCAGCCCAATGAGGCTTACGCGGGAGACATTACCTATATTCGTACCCGGGAGGGCTGGCTGTACTTGTCCGTATTCATTGATTTGCATTCGAGGGCTGTGGTTGGCTGGTCTATGAGAGATCGCATGACGGCATCACTGGTCACTGACTCCCTTGTGATGGCTATGTGGAAGCGGAGGCCAACAGAAGGGCTGCTGGTACATAGTGACAGGGGCAGCCAGTATGTCTCGGAAAGCTATCAGAAATTGCTGAAAGAAAATGGCTTTATTTGCAGTATGAGCCGTAAGGGAAATTGCTGGGATAATGCGGTGGCAGAGAGCTTCTTCCATACGCTGAAAGCTGAGCTTGTTCACCATGAAGACTTCCAGACAAGGGAAGAGGCGAAGCAGGCAGTTTTTGAATACATTGAGGTCTATTATAACCGCCAGAGAAAACACTCTGGTAATGGCTACCTGGCACCTTTCAAATATGAACAGAAAATTGCCGAGGCAGCGTAAAAAAGTCCTGAATTTGTATCATAAATGCATAACCTCTGTAACCAGAGGGTTGTTACAGAGCCTTTGAAGTGAATCAGAACTCAGGGGTACTCTGTTAAGCAACCAAACCAAACAGAGGACGCCAAGGATGGCCTTTAAGCACCTTAGCTCTGAAGAGAGACATTATATCGAAATCGAACTGAAAAATGGGACTTCTCAAAATAAAATTGCAGAAAAACTCGGGCGTTCACAGAGTTCGCTGTCACGGGAGTTAGGACGCAACACAGGGCAGCGTGGTTACAGGCACCAGCAGGCTCATCGTAAGGCTCAACAGCGTCATAAGGAAAAACCCAAGGCGGTGAAGTTGACGGAAGATATTAAGCGACGGATTGCTCAAGATATCCGGGCTGACTGGAGTCCTGAGCAAGTGGCTGGAAGGCTTGAAAAAGAAGGGATAATCAAGTTGCATCATGAGACGATTTACCAGTTCATAGAGGATGATAAGCGCACTGACGGTACCCTGTATAAACACTTGCGCCATCAGAAAAAAACGTACCGAAAGCGATATGGTTCAGCTCATAACCGAACAGGCATACCTAACCGGGTAGGTATTGAAGAGCGCCCGGAGATCGTCAACAACAGGGGGCGTGTTGGTGACTGGGAGGCGGATACCGTAATCGGCAAAAACCATAAGGGTGCCATTGCCACACTGGATGAGCGAAAGACTAAACTGCGCCTTGCTGTTCCGCTGCCAGGAAAGAAAGCAAAAGCGGTTAAACAGGCAGTGATTGATACACTCAAGCCCCTGAAAAGGTTTGTTAAAACGATCACTTACGACAACGGTAAGGAATTTGCTCAGCATGAAGCAATCAACAAAGCCTTGAGCTGCGACAGCTACTTTGCTGTGCCCTACCACTCTTGGGAGAGAGGCCAGAATGAGAATGCCAATGGGCTGCTCAGGCAGGGCAAAAACATGATCACAAATCAACCAATTTGAGCACTTGCATCATGTAGTCTTCATTCCAGCCACAGGTTTTGCGCTTATTCTTGATACCGGCTTTCACCGTAGTGTCCAACTTAAGAAGATTGAGTGTCACCTGCCGGGCAACAGCTAGATTTTCTGCTGCGAACCCTTCTCTTGCCCTACAGCGGTCTTCATCAAACGCCACATCAAGCACCCAGTGTAATTGGTTTTCTATTAGCCAATGCTTCCTGGTAGCTTGAAGTACCTCGGCAGCTGATAACTGGCGGCTGCATATAAAGTAACGGATGAGTGTTTTCCCTTTACCCTTTTTGCTACTGTCTAACTGGATTGCGGCTATGGTTTTGGCTTTCCATGAGGCAGCATTGGAGTCCTCAGTAACATCATTGATAACCCAGCACCGGCGGTGCTCCATACGACCATGCTCTTTACCTTCCTGTTCCGCAAAGTAATGGTCAGGAGCATCTTCCAGATTATCTTGCCAGTATTGATCGAAGAGTCGAGTCACTTCTCCATAGAGTTTTCTCTGGTTGCCTTTCACCGCCAGCAAGTAGTCTGCCTCTTTTTTCAGGATTGCAGTAGCAATTTTTTTCTGGCAGCCCATTGCATCGATAGTGACAAGGCTGCCACTGAGTTCAAGCAGCTTGAGCAGCTCAGGAATGGCCGTAATTTCGTTGGATTTTTCATCAACTTTATACTGACCCAGCGACAGTCCAGCCTCTGTGCACCAAGCGTTAAGCATGTGTATTGCATCTTTGCCTTTATTCCAGGCCGAACCTTTAACAGTCTTGCCATCAAGAGCAACTATCTTGCTATCAGAGAGCTCCAGTCCGGAAAGAACATCCCTAATCCACTGGATGAAGATTTTGCGAAACTCTTCCGGGTCAAGAGTGGCGAAAATACGATTGAATGTAACCGCTACTGGAATACCGCCAGGCAAGGTTAAGTGCTTACGGAGCCAGCCTTCCTTGTGCTCAGCAAACAAGCGAATGCCATTCCAATCATCTGCACCACAGAGAATGGCACAAACTGAGATGAACATAACCTCTGCAAGAATATGTGTTGACTTCTTCGGGTCTCGTTTGTCGGTAAGCGATGTAAACTTGGAAAAAAGGGCTTTGGCAGACATCAGGCAACAGAAAAAGCATGGGATTCTACAGCTTTTGAAATCAATTTTCTGTTCAAATTCTGATCATGTTTTTGCCCTGGCTGCTCAGGCAGTACTTTCCCAAATCAATGGAGCTTCATAACGTCAAAGAAAGAGACGTTATCATTGCGGTAGACAAGCTGAACAGCAGGCCCAGGAAATGCCTCGGTTACAAAACACCATATGAGGCATTCAAAGAGTTAACTGGAGTGAATGCAAGAAAAGTCATGGGTTATGCATTTATGACTTGAATTCAGGTGTCCGGAAAACTCTTGCCAGATCATTCTTTGGTGGTAATGATTATCTGAACATGCATGACAATCCGGGGGATGTGGTAAAAGCCCAAAAACGAAGTATTGAAATGATGATCCGTCATGGTGCCCGTCATATTATTTGGGTTAATATGCCAGACATGGGTCGTACACCAAGGTTCCTGAAAGCAGACTTTAAAACAAGAAGTCAGGTTAAATACCTTATTAGTCTCCATAATCAGTGGCACTTGAATACATTGAACCAGATGAAAGCTGAGCATGGGAAAAAAGGCGTTAATATTCACTTAATGGATGCCAGAGCTTTATTTTGGAAAGTGTTAAATAACGCTATAGCATTCAATATTACCAATGTAACTGAGCCTTGTGCCGCGGTCAGTTTGCCTGGAGCTGATGGCGGGTCGGTACCAAAACAACCGGAAGGTGCTATAGCATCCCTTGTTCGAAACTCTGCCCGAACAGGAATGGCTCCACTGATTGGAACGGAGGTGTACTCGAACCCTCAATTGGCCCATATTTTCCAGGCCAGTGAAAAGGAACCCACTGTGTGTTCCAATCCGGATCAATACGCCTTTTGGGATGATGTCCACCCTACCACGCGGTTCCATAAAATCTTTGCAGAATTGATTTGTGATGAGCTAAAGGCTTTGGGCTATCAGTGTGATAAATCCCGACAGCCAGTGACCCCAGCCCTTACACCAAAACCTGTAAGCAGTCCGAGGGCAGGAGGCTAATCTGCTCTTATGTGAACAGCTTCTAACCAGGTGTTTAGCTTGATGAGCTTTTATTCCATGAAGCTGTTGCTGTCAGCGTTTTTAAATTGAATGAAGAAATATCTGGTGAATAATGGTTCCATACCAGTACGCTGACAATCATTAGGGCTGTTAACAGCGGCGGCAAACTTTTCTCTTTTCTGATCATGTACCAAAGCGTGGCGGTAATGGCCATAGCAAAGCTGCCAAACTGAATCCAGTCTCCCTGGATTGAAATGGTATGGAGTGCTAAAACCAGGCAGCCAAGGAAATTAGCCATTAACCAGAAGGGAGAGAGTTTCCCCAGACTGCCAAATAAAGGCATCTTAACCAGGGCTCCGCCTATCCATGCTTTGGGGAACACGTCTGCCAGTATATGAATTGCCATACCCATGGCCAGTCCGGCTACCACCGATGGGTATCCTGTTAAAGTGAGTAGCCAGGGAAGCAGCAGGGAGTGAGTGATGGCTGAACGATGTTTCAGGCCTGGCGTAAAAAGGTCTACATCAGGGAATCGAATACCTAATACCATGGCCAGCCCAAAGCTAAAGAGTGGCTTAACAAGTTGCTCAATAACCGGAACAGGTACAGTGTAATAGTTAATCAGGGCAATAATTGCAGCCAGCCCAAGGCATTGAAGCCAATACTTCATATCGTATTAAGTAAGCGACGTTGGTTTATAAAAGGGAAATTACTGGCAAGTATACAGGGTCATACGCCAAGTTACTCAATAGAATGCCGCATGAAGATGGAGATAATTCCAGAGCACATAAAAATAACCGCTGGCTATCCAGTTATCAGTACTCCACTGATAACTGGATATGGTCTTCTGGCCTGTTAAGCGTCAATACGCTTGTATTTGATCCGGTGAGGGCCCGCGGCTTCTTCACCCAGTCTGGCTTTACGATCTGCCTCGTATTCAGTGTAGTTACCTTCGAAGAACGTGACTTTGGAATCGCCTTCATAGGCCAGAATATGAGTGGCGACGCGATCCAGGAACCAGCGGTCGTGAGAAATAACCATGGCACAACCCGGGAATGCCAGCATAGCTTCTTCCAGAGCCCGAAGGGTTTCTACGTCCAGGTCGTTGGAGGGTTCGTCCAGTAGTAGTACGTTACCACCATCTTTTAAAGTACATGCGAGCTGCAGGCGGCCACGCTCACCACCAGATAACTCACCGACCCGTTTCTGTTGATCACCACCCTTGAAGTTAAAACGGCCTATATAGGCTCGGGAAGGGACTTCATAGCTATTGATACGCAGGATATCCTGACCATCAGACACAGCTTCCCATACAGTTTT encodes:
- a CDS encoding LysR family transcriptional regulator substrate-binding protein → MMESDDCIDDSLIQIPLFNEPYLLALPPHMDKIHINSFHDLTNLHFIRFTRNSVTGKEIERYLRWQRYDIEKSLEFDSASAILPMVSAGIGWSIMPPLCLLQSGCELSNICLRHLPGSGLNRNIVLVHHKQELHEAVDVIGHIANSIFLKRCLPSLIRQLPILSEYSFTL
- a CDS encoding IS3 family transposase (programmed frameshift); translation: MSEKKVKNYTAEFKESAVKLAVESDKPVTETAQELGVNANTLHTWITKYHRHKVANQPRKNDEHVYDEVKRLRKELKILKEEHAILKKAAGLLCKRKSLKFQFIKDNQERFSITAMCRVMSVSTTGFYDWCSRPESNRSQEDRALKADIRVIHEKHRQRYGERRIKDDLADQGKNVSRQRISRLMKEEGIVCKTKRKFKATTDSRHNKPVAENLLNRNFKREQPNEAYAGDITYIRTREGWLYLSVFIDLHSRAVVGWSMRDRMTASLVTDSLVMAMWKRRPTEGLLVHSDRGSQYVSESYQKLLKENGFICSMSRKGNCWDNAVAESFFHTLKAELVHHEDFQTREEAKQAVFEYIEVYYNRQRKHSGNGYLAPFKYEQKIAEAA
- a CDS encoding IS30 family transposase, translating into MAFKHLSSEERHYIEIELKNGTSQNKIAEKLGRSQSSLSRELGRNTGQRGYRHQQAHRKAQQRHKEKPKAVKLTEDIKRRIAQDIRADWSPEQVAGRLEKEGIIKLHHETIYQFIEDDKRTDGTLYKHLRHQKKTYRKRYGSAHNRTGIPNRVGIEERPEIVNNRGRVGDWEADTVIGKNHKGAIATLDERKTKLRLAVPLPGKKAKAVKQAVIDTLKPLKRFVKTITYDNGKEFAQHEAINKALSCDSYFAVPYHSWERGQNENANGLLRQGKNMITNQPI
- a CDS encoding ISAs1 family transposase, translating into MSAKALFSKFTSLTDKRDPKKSTHILAEVMFISVCAILCGADDWNGIRLFAEHKEGWLRKHLTLPGGIPVAVTFNRIFATLDPEEFRKIFIQWIRDVLSGLELSDSKIVALDGKTVKGSAWNKGKDAIHMLNAWCTEAGLSLGQYKVDEKSNEITAIPELLKLLELSGSLVTIDAMGCQKKIATAILKKEADYLLAVKGNQRKLYGEVTRLFDQYWQDNLEDAPDHYFAEQEGKEHGRMEHRRCWVINDVTEDSNAASWKAKTIAAIQLDSSKKGKGKTLIRYFICSRQLSAAEVLQATRKHWLIENQLHWVLDVAFDEDRCRAREGFAAENLAVARQVTLNLLKLDTTVKAGIKNKRKTCGWNEDYMMQVLKLVDL
- a CDS encoding SGNH/GDSL hydrolase family protein codes for the protein MNSGVRKTLARSFFGGNDYLNMHDNPGDVVKAQKRSIEMMIRHGARHIIWVNMPDMGRTPRFLKADFKTRSQVKYLISLHNQWHLNTLNQMKAEHGKKGVNIHLMDARALFWKVLNNAIAFNITNVTEPCAAVSLPGADGGSVPKQPEGAIASLVRNSARTGMAPLIGTEVYSNPQLAHIFQASEKEPTVCSNPDQYAFWDDVHPTTRFHKIFAELICDELKALGYQCDKSRQPVTPALTPKPVSSPRAGG